A single region of the Methanothermobacter sp. K4 genome encodes:
- a CDS encoding ferritin translates to MVSERMQEALNRQLNAELYSAYLYLSMAAYYEASDLPGFANWMRVQAQEELAHAMKFYDYLVQRGARVVLEEIEKPPFEWESPLEVSKHVLEHERKVTGLINDLVDLAISERDHATNNFLQWFVAEQVEEEESAGSVLQKVRLASDSPSGLLMLDAELGKRVYNPPANEKGG, encoded by the coding sequence ATGGTAAGTGAAAGGATGCAGGAGGCCCTCAACAGGCAGCTAAACGCTGAGCTCTACTCAGCATACCTCTATCTTTCAATGGCAGCCTACTATGAGGCCTCTGACCTCCCGGGATTTGCAAACTGGATGCGTGTCCAGGCCCAGGAGGAACTTGCGCACGCAATGAAGTTCTACGACTACCTTGTCCAGAGGGGTGCAAGGGTCGTGCTTGAGGAGATAGAGAAACCACCATTCGAGTGGGAGTCCCCACTGGAGGTATCCAAGCATGTCCTGGAACATGAGAGGAAGGTGACAGGACTCATAAATGACCTTGTTGACCTTGCAATCTCAGAGAGGGACCATGCAACCAACAATTTCCTCCAGTGGTTCGTGGCAGAACAGGTTGAGGAGGAGGAATCCGCGGGTTCAGTGCTCCAGAAGGTGCGCCTTGCATCGGATTCACCAAGCGGCCTCCTCATGCTTGACGCGGAACTTGGAAAGAGGGTTTACAACCCACCAGCAAATGAGAAGGGGGGATAA